A single Candidatus Chlamydia corallus DNA region contains:
- a CDS encoding DUF3604 domain-containing protein, producing the protein MRRSVCYVTPSIARAGQISTWKFLYSLATPLPAGTKCKFDLAGSGKPTDWEAPSTDLSQTRNVIYAEMPEGEIIEATAIPVKYNPVPQFEFTLPYELQVGETLTIVLGASPNNSQVDDAGNGAQLFAQRRKPFYLYVDPTGQGNYDEPDVFSMDIRGNVLKKIEIFTSSYVVKNKRFDITVRFEDEFGNLTNFSPEETRIELSYEHLRENLNWQLFIPETGFVILPNLYFNEPGIYRIQLKNLSTQEIFVSAPIKCFADSAPNLMWGLLHGESERVDSEENIETCMRYFRDDRALNFYASSSFENQENLTPDIWKLINQTVSDFNEEDRFITLSGFQYSGEPHVEGERQILHTKETKSHSKHKEYKHIPLAKLYKSTVNHDIISVPMFTASKEHGFDFENFYPEFERVVEIYNAWGSSETTAALNNPFPIQGKDTEDPRGTVIEGLKKNLRFGFVAGGLDDRGTYKDYFDSPQVQYPPGLTAIICNKYNRESLVEALFARHCYATTGPRIILSFNITSAPMGSELSTGSKPGLNVNRHISGHVAGTALLKTVEIIRNGEVLHTFFPDSNNLDYEYDDMVPLDSVTLKDPNGKAPFVFYYLRVTQVNNAMAWSSPIWVDLN; encoded by the coding sequence GGAAGTGGAAAGCCGACAGATTGGGAAGCCCCATCTACGGATCTCTCTCAAACTAGAAATGTAATCTATGCAGAAATGCCCGAAGGCGAAATTATCGAAGCAACTGCCATTCCTGTAAAATATAACCCCGTTCCACAGTTCGAGTTTACCCTCCCCTATGAACTTCAAGTAGGAGAAACCCTTACTATTGTTCTGGGAGCTTCTCCGAACAATTCTCAAGTCGATGATGCTGGGAACGGAGCCCAGCTTTTCGCACAACGTCGCAAACCATTTTACCTTTACGTTGATCCTACAGGCCAAGGAAACTATGATGAACCCGATGTCTTCTCTATGGATATCAGGGGAAACGTGTTGAAAAAAATAGAGATCTTTACCTCTTCCTATGTCGTTAAAAATAAACGCTTTGACATCACAGTAAGATTCGAAGACGAATTTGGTAACCTAACAAACTTTTCTCCTGAAGAGACCCGAATCGAACTTTCCTATGAACACCTTAGGGAAAATTTAAATTGGCAACTCTTCATTCCAGAAACAGGATTTGTTATTCTTCCTAATCTTTACTTCAATGAACCTGGGATTTACCGTATACAACTGAAAAATCTCTCTACCCAAGAAATCTTCGTCTCTGCACCCATCAAATGTTTCGCAGACTCTGCTCCTAATCTTATGTGGGGACTCCTTCATGGAGAATCCGAACGCGTAGACTCGGAAGAAAATATTGAAACATGTATGCGTTATTTCCGTGATGATCGCGCTCTAAATTTTTACGCTTCTTCATCATTCGAAAATCAAGAAAATCTAACTCCAGATATTTGGAAACTTATCAATCAAACTGTCTCTGACTTTAATGAAGAAGATCGCTTCATTACCCTATCTGGATTCCAATATAGCGGAGAACCTCATGTTGAGGGAGAGCGTCAAATCCTTCATACAAAGGAAACAAAGTCCCACTCTAAACACAAAGAATACAAACACATTCCCTTAGCCAAGCTCTATAAAAGCACTGTCAACCACGATATAATTTCTGTCCCTATGTTCACAGCTTCTAAAGAACATGGTTTTGATTTTGAGAATTTCTACCCCGAATTTGAAAGAGTCGTAGAGATTTATAATGCCTGGGGATCTTCAGAAACCACAGCAGCCTTAAACAATCCTTTCCCGATCCAAGGTAAAGATACTGAAGATCCTCGAGGCACGGTAATCGAAGGATTAAAGAAGAACCTCCGCTTTGGCTTTGTTGCTGGAGGTCTCGATGATCGAGGAACTTATAAAGACTACTTTGATTCACCACAAGTACAATATCCACCAGGGTTGACTGCAATCATTTGCAATAAATATAATCGAGAGTCTCTTGTCGAAGCTTTATTCGCACGTCACTGCTATGCCACAACAGGACCAAGGATAATCTTGAGCTTTAACATCACCTCAGCTCCTATGGGCTCCGAACTCTCCACAGGCTCTAAACCTGGACTCAATGTCAATCGTCATATCTCTGGCCATGTAGCAGGCACAGCCCTACTCAAGACTGTCGAAATCATCCGTAACGGCGAAGTTCTCCATACCTTTTTTCCCGATAGTAATAACCTTGATTATGAATACGATGATATGGTACCGCTAGATTCAGTAACCCTCAAGGATCCTAACGGCAAAGCACCCTTTGTATTCTATTATCTCAGAGTTACTCAGGTAAACAACGCTATGGCTTGGAGTTCCCCAATCTGGGTAGATTTAAATTAA
- a CDS encoding CofH family radical SAM protein has protein sequence MTMYLPQCPKTSPVYPIMEKLACQERLNGEEALQLLLLDNKEDQQALWDFAHHVCKQRVGTTVYYSSTLYLYPTNFCDFSCKFCSFYAKPGDPKGWFHSPDDLLKQIQNTKTPITEVHIVGGCYPSCNLQYYVELFTKIKEQDPRIHIKALTAIEYAYLSDLHNISVKDVLATLKTAGLDSIPGGGAEILVDKIRDFLAPKRLSSSSFLKIHKTAHQLGIHSNITMLCYHREAPEDLVTHMIKVRDLQDETQSFKNFVILKFAQENNVLGKRLKKLGCRHAIPLKSLMAVARLFLDNFANMKALWNYLGVDAALDLLSCGANDLSSTHLGEKVFQIASSKEPVKMDIEGMAALIKQQGKTPCLTNSSHV, from the coding sequence ATGACGATGTACCTCCCACAATGCCCTAAAACTTCTCCCGTATACCCTATAATGGAGAAGCTGGCTTGTCAAGAGCGCTTAAATGGCGAAGAGGCCCTACAACTCTTGCTCCTCGATAACAAAGAAGATCAGCAAGCACTTTGGGATTTTGCACACCACGTTTGTAAACAACGGGTGGGTACTACTGTATATTACTCTTCAACCTTATATCTCTATCCTACCAATTTCTGTGACTTCAGCTGCAAATTTTGTTCCTTCTATGCAAAACCTGGAGACCCTAAGGGATGGTTCCATTCTCCAGATGATCTTCTAAAGCAAATCCAAAATACAAAAACTCCCATTACAGAAGTACACATCGTTGGAGGATGTTATCCCTCCTGCAATCTTCAATACTATGTTGAGCTATTTACTAAAATTAAGGAGCAGGACCCTCGGATCCATATCAAAGCTCTCACTGCAATTGAGTATGCCTACCTCTCCGATCTTCATAACATCTCTGTTAAGGATGTTCTTGCAACATTAAAAACTGCTGGTCTTGATTCGATACCTGGAGGAGGAGCCGAAATCCTCGTCGACAAAATACGTGATTTCTTAGCTCCCAAACGACTCTCTTCCTCGAGCTTTCTGAAGATCCATAAGACCGCTCATCAACTGGGAATCCATAGCAACATCACTATGCTCTGCTACCACAGAGAAGCCCCAGAAGACCTGGTTACCCACATGATAAAAGTGCGTGACTTACAAGACGAAACTCAAAGTTTTAAAAACTTCGTAATCCTAAAATTTGCCCAAGAAAATAATGTCTTGGGAAAAAGATTAAAAAAATTGGGATGTCGTCATGCGATTCCTTTAAAATCTTTAATGGCAGTAGCTCGATTATTCTTAGACAATTTCGCTAATATGAAAGCCTTGTGGAATTACTTAGGTGTAGATGCAGCTCTCGACCTCCTTTCCTGCGGTGCGAATGACCTTTCTTCAACACATTTAGGAGAAAAAGTCTTTCAGATAGCCTCGTCTAAAGAACCTGTAAAAATGGACATCGAAGGAATGGCTGCTCTCATCAAGCAACAAGGGAAAACGCCATGCCTGACCAACTCGAGCCACGTATAA